One segment of Candidatus Saganbacteria bacterium DNA contains the following:
- a CDS encoding DNA internalization-related competence protein ComEC/Rec2, translated as MNRPLVVITLIYITIIIAVHQLTGAFGGGSKKEFSRYVTLAGTVDSEPVFGEKTISFVLKAKYLIKNKKQVPFGKKIVVFLLDKGAKVSYGDLVRLKGIISSAKEPSNPDQFDYGGFLERSGVAGQLSVFDPSENNFKVMAKDKGNIFISQSLKLKDRLIAAHKKNMPEPYASVFGSVIFGLKASPVSDEIKSDFQRSGVMHILVASGQQVSILIGVTMAAGRLIGLSEGFTAVITSLIIWSFTAMAGFGSSILRAAIMGQVVIAAPILGRESDFYSSFALSALILLVINPFNLFDIGFQLSFLATWSLVYAAPVIESELSKHMHKLLSSSLSVAAAPVLVTIPISVFYFSQMTFIAFISNILVVPLAEALTTIGFISTAVSAFFEPAAAAVDGINYILTKLLCVLARSFASVPSACAYVRQPHIILVLIYYCFVVYLIEEIRKERLIKMIGKFKHTAAVLLLLGFLLFSISPVVLAKQDLKVTVLDVGQGDSIFIKMPDGENILIDGGTGKAGKNIVLPFLQKQGVNMLDYAVLTHPHEDHLGGLLNIIGKVKVNTIMDSGYGETSGFYYSFLQLVQSNKIKYLKGRAGQIYRFGGATLEVLAPFNTEITGTISDPNNNSIVMRLLYGNTSFLFAGDAAFEEENEILSRFKNIKSGILKIGHHGSATSSSYDFIKAVSPGTAMISVGLNNRYNLPSKRTVMLLEKLGINIVRTDMRGAIILTSDGRSVKVTTIK; from the coding sequence ATGAACCGCCCTTTGGTCGTCATAACTCTTATATATATAACCATTATAATAGCGGTGCATCAACTGACCGGTGCTTTTGGAGGCGGAAGTAAAAAAGAGTTCTCAAGGTATGTGACCCTTGCCGGCACTGTCGACAGCGAGCCTGTCTTCGGTGAAAAGACCATATCTTTTGTGTTGAAGGCTAAATACTTAATAAAGAACAAGAAGCAAGTCCCTTTTGGCAAAAAAATAGTTGTTTTTCTGCTGGACAAGGGCGCTAAGGTATCATACGGAGACCTTGTAAGGTTAAAAGGCATCATTAGCAGCGCAAAAGAGCCGTCCAATCCGGACCAGTTTGATTACGGCGGCTTTCTGGAAAGATCGGGAGTTGCCGGACAATTATCGGTTTTTGATCCGTCAGAAAATAATTTTAAAGTAATGGCAAAAGATAAAGGTAATATCTTTATCTCGCAAAGCCTGAAGCTTAAGGACCGCCTGATAGCGGCGCATAAAAAGAATATGCCCGAACCTTATGCCTCGGTCTTTGGCAGTGTCATTTTCGGATTAAAGGCCTCTCCGGTATCCGACGAGATAAAAAGTGATTTTCAAAGGTCCGGAGTGATGCATATCCTTGTCGCATCCGGACAGCAGGTATCGATACTCATCGGAGTTACGATGGCGGCAGGGAGGCTGATCGGCCTTTCCGAAGGATTTACGGCCGTTATCACTTCTTTGATAATATGGTCGTTCACGGCGATGGCCGGGTTCGGGTCCTCGATACTGCGTGCCGCAATAATGGGCCAGGTGGTCATCGCGGCGCCGATACTCGGCAGGGAAAGCGATTTTTACAGCTCTTTCGCGCTTTCGGCTCTCATCCTGCTCGTGATCAACCCGTTCAACCTGTTCGATATCGGTTTCCAGCTGTCATTCCTCGCGACATGGTCGCTCGTGTACGCGGCTCCTGTCATCGAATCAGAGCTCTCAAAACATATGCACAAGCTGCTTTCTTCGTCCCTTTCGGTCGCCGCGGCACCCGTACTGGTGACGATCCCGATATCCGTGTTCTATTTTTCGCAGATGACTTTCATCGCGTTCATCTCGAATATATTAGTGGTGCCGCTTGCCGAAGCTCTTACGACGATAGGCTTCATATCGACCGCGGTCTCCGCTTTTTTCGAGCCGGCCGCGGCCGCTGTCGACGGGATCAACTATATCCTTACAAAACTTCTCTGCGTGCTTGCCCGGTCGTTCGCGTCAGTACCTTCGGCGTGCGCGTACGTAAGACAGCCGCATATAATACTAGTCTTGATATATTATTGTTTTGTTGTATATTTAATTGAAGAGATCCGGAAAGAAAGGCTCATCAAAATGATCGGAAAATTCAAGCATACCGCGGCCGTTCTTCTGCTGCTCGGCTTTCTTTTATTTTCGATCTCACCTGTCGTCCTTGCGAAGCAGGACCTTAAGGTGACCGTCCTAGACGTCGGGCAGGGCGACAGTATTTTTATTAAAATGCCTGACGGCGAGAACATACTGATCGACGGCGGGACCGGCAAAGCGGGCAAGAATATCGTCCTTCCTTTCCTGCAAAAACAGGGGGTGAACATGCTGGACTATGCGGTACTGACGCACCCGCATGAGGACCATCTCGGAGGGCTCTTAAATATTATCGGGAAAGTAAAGGTCAATACCATTATGGACAGCGGTTACGGGGAAACTTCGGGTTTCTATTACAGTTTCCTGCAGCTTGTGCAGTCCAACAAGATAAAGTATCTGAAGGGGAGGGCCGGCCAGATCTACAGGTTCGGCGGAGCGACTCTCGAGGTCCTGGCTCCTTTTAATACGGAGATCACCGGCACTATTTCGGATCCCAACAACAATTCTATAGTAATGAGGCTGCTTTACGGCAATACCTCGTTCCTTTTTGCGGGAGATGCCGCGTTCGAGGAAGAGAACGAAATACTTAGCAGGTTCAAAAATATCAAAAGCGGCATCCTGAAAATAGGGCACCACGGAAGCGCGACCTCATCATCCTATGATTTCATAAAGGCTGTGTCGCCCGGGACGGCGATGATATCCGTAGGTCTGAACAACAGGTATAATCTTCCCAGCAAAAGGACCGTCATGTTGCTCGAAAAACTGGGGATCAATATCGTCCGGACCGACATGCGCGGAGCGATAATCCTTACCAGTGACGGCAGATCGGTCAAAGTGACAACGATCAAATAG
- the serS gene encoding serine--tRNA ligase — MLDPKLMRNEPEAIKKALKNRGNDPALVDSFLSADEEWRRKVFESEQMKNKQNEISSQVAGMKKRGEDVSKLFEEMKALSQRQKVLTEEAGILEKKAKDILLVIPNIPSETTPAGKGEKENKEIRKWGEKKNLSFEVKPHDEIGDRLGIFNFKQAAKISGSRFVVYHGLGAKLEMALINFMLDVQTKENGYKQVMTPFMVNSESMLGTGQLPKFGEELYKTSDDLYMIPTAEVPVTNIHRDDVFSAEALPLKYVSYSPCFRREAGSYGKDVKGIIRQHQFNKVELVKFCRPEDSYNELESLTADAEKVLQLLELPYRVIVLSTGDLGFSAAKTYDIEVWFPSENRYREISSCSNFTDFQARRANIKFKTNPKSKLQFVHTLNGSGLAVGRTMAAILENFQQEDGSVLIPEILHPYMQVSSIQKR; from the coding sequence ATGCTGGATCCAAAATTAATGAGAAATGAGCCGGAAGCCATAAAAAAAGCCCTGAAAAACAGGGGGAATGATCCCGCTTTGGTGGATTCATTCCTTTCCGCGGATGAGGAATGGCGCAGGAAAGTGTTCGAATCGGAACAGATGAAGAATAAGCAGAACGAGATATCTTCTCAGGTGGCGGGCATGAAAAAGAGGGGAGAGGACGTCTCAAAACTCTTCGAGGAGATGAAAGCTCTTTCGCAACGTCAAAAGGTCCTTACCGAAGAAGCAGGCATCCTTGAAAAAAAGGCAAAAGACATACTGCTGGTCATCCCGAATATCCCGAGCGAAACGACACCGGCCGGAAAAGGCGAAAAAGAGAACAAAGAGATCAGGAAATGGGGGGAGAAAAAAAATCTTTCTTTTGAAGTGAAACCTCATGACGAGATAGGGGACCGCCTCGGGATATTTAATTTTAAGCAGGCCGCGAAAATATCAGGGTCCAGGTTCGTCGTCTATCACGGGCTGGGCGCGAAGCTTGAAATGGCGCTCATAAACTTCATGCTCGACGTCCAGACAAAAGAGAACGGCTACAAGCAGGTGATGACGCCGTTCATGGTCAATTCCGAAAGCATGCTCGGCACGGGCCAGCTCCCGAAGTTCGGGGAAGAGCTGTACAAGACAAGTGACGATCTGTATATGATCCCAACAGCGGAAGTGCCGGTCACCAACATCCACAGGGACGATGTTTTTTCCGCAGAGGCCCTGCCGCTGAAATACGTCTCTTATTCCCCGTGTTTCAGGAGGGAAGCCGGCTCTTACGGAAAAGATGTGAAGGGAATAATCAGGCAGCACCAGTTCAATAAGGTCGAACTTGTGAAGTTCTGCAGGCCGGAAGATTCTTATAATGAACTGGAATCGCTGACGGCCGACGCGGAAAAGGTCCTGCAGCTTCTCGAGCTTCCCTACAGGGTCATCGTGTTGTCCACCGGGGATCTCGGGTTCTCGGCCGCTAAGACATATGATATTGAAGTATGGTTCCCGTCGGAGAACAGATACAGGGAGATCTCATCCTGTTCTAATTTTACGGATTTTCAGGCGAGAAGGGCGAACATCAAGTTCAAAACAAATCCAAAATCCAAGCTGCAGTTCGTGCACACTTTGAACGGTTCCGGCCTGGCGGTCGGACGTACCATGGCGGCAATACTGGAGAACTTCCAGCAGGAAGACGGTTCCGTACTTATACCTGAAATTCTCCATCCTTACATGCAAGTTTCCTCCATCCAAAAACGATAG
- the cysS gene encoding cysteine--tRNA ligase, with product MSLVIYNTLSRRKEEFIPLNPPNVLMYVCGITPYDETHLGHARAYVAFDVIRRYLEYSGYKVDHVQNITDIDDKIIKKANEQNKSIKEVSEHYTASFFEVMDALKVKRAARYPKATEYIGEMIELISELVAKGVAYKAGGDVFFDINKARDYGRLSGRDIEGMKAGARVDINSDKKGPLDFVLWKAAKEGEPSWDSPFGKGRPGWHTECVVMSKKLLGQPFDIHGGGADLIFPHHENELAQASCLSDRPFVKYWLHNGFITINKEKMSKSLGNFFTVSEVLKKYDPMVIRYFLLRTHYRGPINFSYDDLDEAKAALNGIKNAYQDTIFMLKNTKNDRSEEKFDLKYFKEKFIEAMDDDCNTSAALAVIFEMIKFFHEHKFKLAGEDITNVKYLLEEFNSVLQLGLKENKIEIKEDISALVERRVEARKKNDFVLADKLRVEIEGKGYIIEDTPFGSFVKKKEAAKPEEKEIKQKADPFGFGKKK from the coding sequence ATGTCCCTTGTCATCTACAACACTCTTTCGAGACGGAAAGAAGAGTTCATCCCGCTAAACCCGCCGAACGTTTTAATGTATGTATGCGGCATAACTCCTTACGATGAGACGCATCTCGGCCACGCGAGGGCTTATGTGGCGTTCGATGTCATACGCAGATACCTTGAGTACAGCGGGTACAAAGTCGATCATGTTCAGAACATCACGGACATCGATGACAAGATAATAAAAAAGGCGAACGAACAAAACAAATCGATCAAAGAAGTCTCAGAACACTATACCGCTTCATTTTTTGAAGTGATGGATGCTCTCAAAGTAAAACGCGCCGCCAGATATCCAAAAGCGACAGAATATATCGGCGAGATGATCGAACTGATCTCCGAACTGGTGGCAAAAGGCGTTGCATATAAAGCCGGCGGGGATGTCTTTTTTGATATCAACAAAGCAAGAGACTACGGAAGACTTTCCGGCAGGGATATTGAAGGGATGAAAGCCGGCGCAAGGGTGGATATCAACTCCGACAAGAAGGGCCCGCTCGATTTCGTGCTTTGGAAGGCCGCCAAAGAAGGGGAGCCTTCATGGGACAGCCCTTTCGGGAAAGGAAGGCCGGGATGGCATACGGAATGCGTGGTGATGTCAAAAAAGCTTCTCGGACAGCCGTTTGACATCCACGGAGGCGGAGCCGACCTGATATTTCCGCACCATGAGAACGAGCTTGCCCAGGCTTCCTGCCTGTCCGACAGACCCTTCGTCAAATACTGGCTGCATAACGGGTTCATCACGATAAACAAAGAAAAGATGTCAAAATCGCTCGGCAATTTTTTTACTGTTTCGGAAGTATTAAAGAAGTACGACCCTATGGTCATCAGATATTTTCTTTTAAGGACCCATTACAGAGGTCCGATAAACTTCAGCTACGACGATCTTGATGAGGCAAAAGCGGCTCTGAACGGCATAAAGAATGCCTATCAGGATACAATATTCATGCTAAAGAACACCAAAAACGACAGATCGGAAGAAAAATTCGACTTAAAATACTTCAAAGAAAAATTCATCGAAGCGATGGATGATGATTGTAACACTTCGGCCGCCCTTGCGGTCATATTCGAGATGATAAAGTTCTTCCACGAGCATAAATTTAAGCTGGCGGGAGAAGACATCACCAATGTCAAATATCTCCTGGAGGAATTCAACTCTGTCCTGCAGCTGGGCCTGAAAGAAAACAAGATAGAGATAAAAGAAGACATAAGCGCGCTTGTCGAACGTAGGGTCGAGGCAAGAAAAAAGAACGACTTTGTCCTTGCCGACAAGCTCAGAGTGGAAATCGAGGGAAAAGGTTATATAATAGAAGACACGCCGTTCGGGAGTTTTGTAAAGAAAAAAGAGGCGGCAAAACCGGAGGAAAAGGAAATTAAACAGAAAGCCGATCCGTTCGGGTTCGGGAAAAAGAAATAG
- a CDS encoding potassium channel protein, with the protein MRKEYLIKKSPYVDFLQRVLVPFCVVLGTISIGTVGYIIIEKMSFLDAVYVTLTTISTTSAHIQIKPFSVAGEMFSVLFVFIAVFTVIYAAGAIIEFIVEGNMIGLRRRRKMDKMLESIKDHYIISGFGRVGHTIAQQFAAERIPFVVIDAKPETANELEPKGIPFVIGNVSSDEVLEKAGIKRAKGLVAAADSDTENVYVTLTAKVMNPSLFVIARAGHKETENKLKKAGADKMISPYFIAGSKMASMAIRPVSVDFLDNVIGTENVELCMKEITVKENTHLAGRTLGEAQIRQVSGAIILTIKKKDGKFEVTPKADSRMNVGDIIIALGTGEQLERLQKLA; encoded by the coding sequence ATGAGGAAGGAATATTTAATAAAAAAGTCCCCATATGTGGATTTTCTCCAAAGGGTGCTTGTGCCTTTTTGCGTGGTGTTGGGGACGATCTCTATCGGTACGGTCGGATATATCATCATCGAGAAAATGTCGTTCCTGGATGCCGTTTACGTGACATTGACGACGATCTCGACCACAAGCGCTCATATCCAGATCAAACCTTTCTCCGTTGCAGGAGAGATGTTTTCAGTGCTTTTCGTGTTCATCGCGGTCTTCACGGTGATCTACGCGGCAGGAGCAATAATTGAGTTCATCGTCGAGGGGAACATGATCGGATTAAGAAGGAGGAGAAAAATGGATAAAATGCTTGAAAGTATCAAAGACCATTACATTATTTCGGGTTTCGGAAGAGTAGGGCACACGATAGCCCAGCAGTTTGCAGCGGAAAGAATTCCGTTCGTAGTAATAGATGCGAAACCGGAAACAGCCAACGAGCTTGAACCAAAAGGCATACCTTTCGTGATAGGTAATGTCTCATCCGATGAAGTGCTGGAAAAAGCCGGGATCAAAAGAGCCAAAGGTCTGGTAGCGGCAGCTGACTCCGATACCGAGAATGTCTATGTCACGCTGACGGCAAAGGTAATGAACCCCTCGCTCTTTGTCATCGCGAGAGCGGGCCACAAAGAGACTGAAAACAAATTAAAAAAAGCGGGCGCGGACAAGATGATCTCGCCGTATTTCATTGCCGGGAGCAAGATGGCTTCAATGGCGATAAGGCCGGTATCCGTTGATTTTCTGGACAATGTGATCGGGACCGAGAACGTAGAGCTCTGTATGAAAGAGATCACGGTCAAAGAAAATACCCACCTTGCAGGCAGGACCCTGGGAGAAGCGCAGATAAGGCAGGTATCAGGAGCGATAATCCTTACGATAAAAAAGAAGGACGGCAAGTTCGAGGTCACTCCGAAAGCGGACAGCAGAATGAACGTTGGCGACATCATAATCGCGCTTGGCACGGGCGAGCAGCTTGAACGGTTGCAAAAGTTGGCGTGA
- a CDS encoding helix-hairpin-helix domain-containing protein: protein MLEELFKNNKKLFYGLAIALFILGGLVTVYNRMSKNPTIPDETQGFNNIQVQEQKPLEIYVHIAGAVKRPGLYRFDPSCRAADAVIAAGGFVRNADEGKINLAQPLKDGQKLDIPFSGEIPLTTKAKEAGKEKKTGKGAEIININSADEKGLENIPCVGPSLAKKIADFRTVNGPFQNIEDLKNVPGVGDKKFEKLRPYITVN, encoded by the coding sequence ATGCTCGAAGAACTCTTCAAGAACAATAAAAAACTTTTTTACGGCTTAGCCATCGCCTTATTTATTCTCGGCGGGCTGGTCACAGTGTACAACAGGATGTCGAAAAATCCTACAATCCCGGACGAAACACAGGGATTCAATAATATTCAGGTGCAGGAACAAAAGCCTCTGGAGATCTATGTCCATATCGCGGGGGCGGTAAAAAGGCCCGGATTATACAGATTTGACCCGTCATGCAGGGCAGCTGACGCTGTCATTGCCGCGGGAGGTTTTGTGCGGAACGCTGATGAAGGAAAGATAAATCTTGCGCAGCCACTGAAGGATGGGCAAAAATTGGATATACCGTTTTCGGGAGAAATTCCGCTGACAACAAAGGCCAAAGAAGCCGGAAAAGAAAAAAAGACCGGAAAAGGAGCCGAAATAATAAATATAAACAGTGCAGATGAGAAAGGGCTTGAAAATATCCCCTGCGTCGGGCCTTCTCTTGCGAAAAAGATAGCGGACTTCAGGACCGTAAACGGACCTTTCCAAAATATAGAAGACCTTAAAAATGTTCCTGGGGTGGGGGATAAGAAGTTTGAAAAACTTAGGCCGTACATCACGGTCAACTGA
- the cysE gene encoding serine O-acetyltransferase, whose product MFEDIKAVFERDPAAKNILEVLFYPGVWAIYIHRATHFLYKLGVPFIPRFISQLSRFLTGIEIHPGARIGKSFFIDHGMGVVIGETTVIGDHVTIYQGVTLGGTGKEKGKRHPTIGNNVIIGAEAIILGNINISDNSRVGAGAVVTKSVCPDCTIVGNPARVIVREGKKVGDLEHADLPDPVGNALEDLQKRIEALEKKLEGK is encoded by the coding sequence ATGTTTGAAGATATCAAAGCTGTCTTTGAGCGCGATCCGGCTGCAAAGAACATATTGGAAGTACTGTTTTATCCGGGAGTCTGGGCGATTTATATCCATAGAGCCACACATTTTCTATACAAATTAGGGGTTCCTTTTATTCCGCGCTTTATTTCACAGTTAAGCAGGTTCTTAACAGGGATAGAGATCCACCCGGGTGCCAGGATCGGGAAAAGTTTTTTCATCGACCACGGCATGGGAGTTGTCATAGGAGAAACCACTGTCATAGGAGACCATGTCACTATATACCAGGGAGTGACCCTTGGCGGCACCGGCAAGGAAAAAGGGAAACGCCATCCCACGATAGGAAATAACGTGATCATCGGGGCGGAAGCGATAATACTCGGCAACATCAATATCAGCGATAATTCAAGGGTAGGCGCCGGAGCCGTGGTCACAAAATCAGTATGTCCTGATTGCACCATCGTCGGCAATCCTGCGAGGGTGATCGTGCGTGAAGGCAAAAAAGTCGGCGATCTCGAGCATGCCGACCTTCCGGATCCTGTAGGCAATGCTTTGGAAGACCTGCAGAAAAGGATAGAAGCTTTGGAAAAGAAGCTCGAGGGAAAATAA
- a CDS encoding aspartate-semialdehyde dehydrogenase gives MAKKYDIAVLGATGMVGQEMLRVLEERNFPVGRLLPLASQRTAGSAVKFKGQTLKVELAEPDSFKGIQIGLFSAGASISEKFAPEAVKRGTVIIDNTSFFRMDPEVPLVVPEVNPQAIKRHKGIIANPNCSTAQMVVVLKPIHDAFKIKRIVVSTYQSVSGWGKEAVDELYAQMKAWLDKKPIEVKILPKQILLNVIPQIDSFVESGYTKEELKMINETKKIMEDDSIAVTATTVRVPVIIGHSEAVNIETVRPVTAEAVRDLLRKAPGVKVVDDPKNKEYPTAIDCVGIDDALVGRIRKDPSVPNGIDLWIVSDNLRKGAATNAVQIAEEMIEQGLL, from the coding sequence ATGGCAAAAAAATACGATATAGCCGTGCTTGGCGCGACCGGAATGGTCGGCCAGGAGATGTTAAGAGTGCTTGAGGAAAGAAATTTTCCCGTTGGAAGATTATTGCCTCTGGCATCTCAGAGGACCGCAGGCTCGGCCGTAAAATTTAAAGGGCAAACGCTCAAAGTCGAACTCGCAGAACCTGATTCCTTCAAAGGCATACAGATAGGCCTTTTTTCGGCCGGAGCATCGATATCCGAAAAATTCGCTCCGGAAGCGGTCAAAAGAGGAACGGTCATCATCGATAACACTTCATTTTTCAGGATGGACCCGGAAGTCCCCCTGGTCGTGCCCGAAGTGAACCCTCAGGCGATAAAAAGGCATAAAGGGATAATAGCGAATCCGAACTGCTCGACCGCGCAGATGGTGGTTGTACTGAAACCCATCCATGACGCGTTCAAGATCAAAAGAATAGTCGTTTCCACTTATCAATCGGTGTCAGGATGGGGAAAAGAAGCGGTAGATGAGCTCTATGCCCAGATGAAAGCCTGGCTCGACAAAAAGCCTATTGAGGTCAAAATACTGCCAAAGCAGATACTTCTGAATGTCATACCGCAGATAGATTCCTTTGTCGAAAGCGGCTACACAAAAGAAGAACTGAAGATGATAAACGAGACCAAAAAAATAATGGAAGATGATTCTATAGCGGTGACGGCCACGACCGTGAGGGTCCCCGTTATCATCGGTCACAGCGAAGCGGTCAATATCGAGACCGTAAGGCCGGTCACGGCGGAAGCTGTCAGGGACCTTTTGCGCAAAGCGCCCGGGGTAAAAGTCGTCGACGACCCAAAAAATAAGGAATATCCGACTGCCATAGATTGTGTCGGGATCGACGATGCTCTTGTCGGCCGCATAAGGAAAGACCCGTCTGTTCCGAACGGGATCGACCTCTGGATCGTTTCCGACAACCTGCGAAAAGGCGCGGCGACAAATGCCGTGCAGATAGCCGAAGAAATGATAGAACAGGGGCTTTTATGA
- a CDS encoding sigma-70 family RNA polymerase sigma factor, which produces MSDKDSEDRIVQLLRQHFLKYSDEVVEKYKSQIDSTVKWYISNLPHNVARNEADDLISEAKMAFVDALKTWDPRKGDLWPYVSIRLKGSMQDYLRKRGTDPVTGIYEWVTQAANVYLAFNKELAHSESTEIATQIDSALKDLSDNERAVIVGYYQDDKTFKEIGKEIDLSESQVSRICKTATHKLKKLLNK; this is translated from the coding sequence ATGTCTGACAAGGATTCCGAAGACAGGATAGTTCAGCTGCTACGCCAGCATTTTTTGAAATATTCTGACGAGGTAGTAGAAAAGTACAAGAGCCAGATAGATTCCACCGTAAAATGGTATATCAGCAACCTTCCTCATAATGTAGCCAGGAACGAAGCTGATGACCTTATTTCGGAAGCTAAGATGGCTTTTGTTGACGCGTTAAAGACCTGGGACCCGCGCAAAGGGGATCTTTGGCCTTATGTGAGCATACGCCTCAAAGGGTCCATGCAGGATTACCTGAGGAAAAGAGGCACTGACCCCGTTACCGGCATCTACGAATGGGTGACCCAGGCGGCAAATGTCTATCTCGCCTTCAACAAGGAGCTTGCTCACAGTGAATCTACCGAGATCGCCACGCAGATCGACAGCGCCTTAAAGGACCTGTCGGATAATGAAAGGGCCGTGATCGTAGGGTACTATCAGGACGATAAGACCTTTAAAGAGATTGGAAAAGAAATAGACCTTTCTGAATCCCAGGTCAGCAGGATCTGCAAGACAGCTACGCATAAATTAAAGAAGCTCCTTAATAAATAG
- a CDS encoding transglycosylase SLT domain-containing protein, whose amino-acid sequence MEATGIVVLLIFVVTILSSMGGKAPERPVPTPTAQVIQIDVSTLPPATYTQALDPETESAVSRYIASHAKKISQDDARTISDAVIKYCQQYDINPKLLTGMIERESGFDPTCVSPSNAQGLAQLLPSTAAGIGIRDPFDLDQGVKGSALYLRMMMDRWPGYPNQVALALASYAEGPNQVSRNGAAYSEATAGYIRDIINICNSIK is encoded by the coding sequence TTGGAAGCAACAGGCATAGTAGTACTTCTGATATTTGTAGTGACTATCCTTTCAAGCATGGGAGGGAAAGCCCCGGAACGGCCAGTTCCCACACCTACGGCGCAGGTCATACAGATAGATGTTTCAACGCTCCCTCCGGCAACTTATACACAGGCGTTGGATCCGGAGACGGAAAGTGCTGTCTCCAGGTATATCGCTTCACATGCTAAAAAGATCTCTCAGGATGATGCCAGAACGATCTCTGACGCTGTGATAAAATACTGCCAACAATATGACATAAACCCTAAGTTGCTGACGGGGATGATCGAAAGAGAATCCGGCTTTGACCCGACATGCGTCTCGCCTTCCAATGCCCAGGGCCTTGCGCAGCTACTACCTTCAACGGCAGCCGGTATCGGGATAAGGGACCCGTTCGACCTTGATCAAGGCGTTAAAGGATCGGCCCTTTATCTCAGGATGATGATGGACAGATGGCCGGGATACCCGAACCAGGTCGCACTGGCGCTTGCTTCTTACGCCGAAGGCCCAAACCAGGTCAGCAGGAACGGAGCGGCTTACTCGGAAGCGACTGCCGGTTATATCCGGGATATTATCAATATTTGTAATTCTATAAAATAG